A region from the Wansuia hejianensis genome encodes:
- a CDS encoding alpha/beta fold hydrolase — translation MTTTGEVVTVPSAYDGLNLEVLITLPSEGETVKGIFQISHGMCEHKERYLDFMEFMSQRGFACVIHDHRGHGHSVREEKDLGYMYGGGEEAMLADLHQITAFARERWPGLPVILFGHSMGSLAARCYAKRWDDELKMLIVCGSPSKNPGTAFGRILAKMEKASHGDRHISKRIEGLSFGPYVRRFAAEKSTFSWICSSAAVVEAYEQDPGCGFTFTVDGYLTLFDLMDDTYRLKGWQCKCPELPVLFIGGAEDPCIVNPRKFKQALETMRMAGYRNVRGKLYPGLRHEILNEECRYDIYADVEKYITKNW, via the coding sequence GTGACAACTACGGGAGAAGTAGTAACAGTTCCGTCCGCCTATGATGGTTTAAATCTGGAGGTGCTCATTACGTTGCCTTCCGAGGGAGAGACGGTGAAAGGTATCTTCCAGATTTCTCATGGCATGTGCGAGCATAAGGAGCGCTATCTGGACTTTATGGAATTTATGAGCCAGAGGGGGTTTGCCTGTGTCATCCATGACCACAGAGGCCATGGACACAGCGTCCGGGAGGAGAAGGATCTGGGATATATGTATGGAGGCGGAGAAGAAGCGATGCTGGCCGACCTGCATCAGATCACTGCCTTTGCCAGAGAACGCTGGCCCGGACTCCCGGTCATCCTGTTTGGTCACAGTATGGGTTCGCTGGCAGCCCGCTGCTATGCGAAGCGTTGGGATGATGAGCTTAAGATGCTGATCGTCTGCGGTTCCCCCAGCAAGAATCCAGGAACTGCCTTTGGGCGCATACTGGCCAAGATGGAAAAGGCCTCACACGGAGACCGACATATCAGCAAGCGGATAGAAGGCTTATCTTTCGGTCCCTATGTCCGCCGTTTCGCCGCGGAAAAAAGTACCTTTTCCTGGATCTGTTCATCAGCCGCAGTAGTAGAAGCCTATGAACAGGACCCTGGCTGTGGCTTTACATTTACGGTAGACGGATATCTGACACTGTTCGATCTGATGGACGATACCTACAGGCTGAAAGGCTGGCAGTGCAAATGCCCTGAATTACCGGTCCTTTTTATCGGCGGCGCCGAAGACCCTTGTATAGTAAATCCCAGGAAGTTCAAACAGGCCCTGGAGACCATGCGGATGGCAGGCTACCGGAACGTAAGAGGTAAGCTATATCCGGGGCTGCGCCATGAAATATTAAATGAAGAATGCCGGTATGACATCTATGCGGATGTGGAAAAATACATAAC